Proteins co-encoded in one Setaria viridis chromosome 9, Setaria_viridis_v4.0, whole genome shotgun sequence genomic window:
- the LOC140221205 gene encoding uncharacterized protein, which translates to MASSSALNVASPLFGQVITEKLTKTNFPLWRAQVLPILRGAQLQGYLDGTDTPPPAELEARDGEKVKKVPNPDHAAWKATEQQVLGFLMTSLSREVMAQVATLETPQEVYGELVRMYASASRARTVNTRIALATTRKGNMSVMEYVAKIKSLADDMASAGKKVDDEELVSYLLAGLDEEFNPVVTAVGARTESISVGELVSQLLSFEHRLDLLHGGSQGSANMAKRGRGGGNNRGRGNQQGRGGGRGRSGGRGRGSATPGGRGTGRGYFNNSSYSDDKPQCQICDKIGHTALECWYRLDEESYPNQRSASAATHSYGVDTNWYTDTGSIDHITGELEKLSMKEKYKGKDQIRAANGAGRVYISRDVIFDERVFPFREFHPNAGARLRAEVNLLPHLFPSSPTMNHPGDTNVAADSLLPDIQNTQNSAPNDTFLEENSGACAQEILEPRSGTIPGVSSAGPSTSSDGGPTADTGQEPTGPSSTEMDSHQDVPGTGSSVLDNAAATNLPRRTNRIRKPKAYTDGTIRYGYGCLAVGNEPHEPHDLSKALGNKNWKHAMDEEFSALQDNKTWHLVPAQEGKNLIDCKWVYKIKRKADGSIDRYKARLVAKGFKQRYGIDYEDTFSPVVKAATIRVVLSIAVSRGWCLRQLDVKNAFLHGVLEEDVYMRQPPGYQDSKFPHHVCKLDKAIYGLKQAPRAWYSRLSDKLQQLGFCPSKADTSLFIFNKGNVSIFLLVYVDDIIVVSSSSEAVSALLKDL; encoded by the exons atggcgagctcctcggcgcTCAACGTCGCGTCTCCATTGTTCGGTCAGGTCATCACCGAAAAATTGACCAAGACCAACTTCCCTCTATGGAGGGCGCAGGTCCTGCCCATACTGCGAGGAGCGCAGTTGCAGGGCTATCTCGACGGCACCGACACTCCTCCACCTGCAGAACTTGAAGCCAGGGATGGAGAGAAGGTCAAGAAGGTGCCCAACCCCGATCATGCTGCCTGGAAAGCCACGGAGCAGCAGGTGCTTGGGTTCCTGATGACGTCGCTGTCACGGGAGGTGATGGCCCAAGTGGCCACACTCGAAACACCGCAAGAGGTGTATGGAGAACTTGTGCGGATGTACGCATCTGCCTCACGTGCGAGGACCGTCAACACGAGGATTGCACTTGCAACGACCCGCAAAGGTAACATGTCTGTTATGGAGTATGTTGCAAAAATAAAGTCCCTGGCAGATGATATGGCCTCGGCTGGAAAGAAAGTTGATGATGAAGAGCTGGTTTCTTATCTCCTGGCCGGCCTTGATGAGGAGTTCAATCCAGTCGTGACGGCGGTGGGGGCGCGCACCGAGTCTATCTCGGTGGGTGAATTGGTCTCCCAGCTGCTGAGCTTTGAGCACAGATTGGATCTACTGCATGGCGGATCGCAAGGATCTGCCAACATGGCCAAACGTGGCCGTGGAGGCGGCAATAACCGCGGTCGCGGAAATCAGCaaggccgtggtggtggccgtggccgttccGGCGGTCGTGGCCGTGGCTCAGCTACACCAGGAGGACGTGGCACTGGCCGCGGGTACTTCAACAACAGCAGCTACAGCGACGACAAACCACAGTGCCAAATCTGCGACAAGATTGGCCACACCGCCCTGGAATGCTGGTACAGGCTCGATGAGGAGTCTTATCCCAATCAGAGGAGTGCATCGGCTGCGACACATTCATATGGAGTGGACACAAACTGGTATACGGATACCGGCTCCATCGACCACATCACTGGAGAGCTCGAGAAGCTCTCCATGAAGGAGAAGTACAAGGGAAAAGATCAAATCCGTGCAGCAAACGGTGCAG GACGCGTCTACATATCAAGAGACGTCATATTTGATGAAAGAGTTTTTCCTTTCCGTGAGTTCCATCCCAATGCCGGCGCTCGTTTACGGGCTGAAGTCAATCTCCTTCCTCACTTGTTTCCTTCCAGTCCCACCATGAATCATCCGGGGGATACTAATGTAGCTGCTGATTCATTGTTGCCTGATATTCAAAATACCCAAAATTCTGCACCTAATGATACTTTTTTGGAAGAAAACAGTGGTGCTTGTGCGCAGGAAATCTTGGAGCCAAGATCAGGCACGATCCCAGGTGTTTCCAGCGCCGGCCCGTCGACTTCGTCCGATGGTGGGCCGACAGCGGACACGGGTCAGGAGCCTACTGGCCCATCGTCAACCGAGATGGATTCACATCAGGATGTCCCTGGCACTGGGTCTTCTGTATTAGATAATGCTGCAGCAACAAATCTTCCACGCCGGACCAACCGGATCAGAAAACCAAAAGCATACACAGATGGCACTATAAGGTATGGCTATGGATGCTTAGCGGTTGGTAATGAACCACATGAACCACATGATTTATCTAAAGCTCTTGGTAATAAAAATTGGAAACATGCTATGGATGAGGAATTTAGTGCCTTGCAAGATAACAAAACATGGCATTTAGTACCAGCACAGGAAGGAAAAAATCTTATCGATTGCAAATGGGTAtacaaaattaaaagaaaggcaGATGGCAGCATAGACAGATATAAGGCTCGATTGGTAGCAAAGGGATTTAAACAGAGATATGGGATAGATTATGAGGATACTTTTAGCCCCGTTGTCAAAGCTGCTACTATCAGAGTGGTGCTTTCTATAGCAGTGTCTAGAGGCTGGTGTCTTAGGCAGCTAGATGTAAAGAACgcgtttcttcatggtgttcttgAGGAGGATGTCTACATGAGACAACCACCAGGTTATCAAGATAGTAAATTCCCACATCATGTATGCAAGTTGGATAAAGCAATATATGGTCTGAAACAGGCCCCCAGAGCTTGGTACTCAAGGTTGAGTGATAAACTGCAGCAACTTGGTTTCTGCCCCTCTAAGGCCGACACTTCATTGTTCATATTTAATAAAGGCAATGTTAGCATCTTCTTGTTGGTTTATGTAGATGACATTATAGTAGTCAGCTCTTCCTCAGAAGCAGTGTCAGCATTGCTGAAGGATCTCTAG
- the LOC117840603 gene encoding allene oxide cyclase, chloroplastic — MAAALRAARSPVPVKAGGASGGAAGLAATPRQQAAPSRVAVAGNTARRGRGAVRASLFSPKPAVAKDARPTKVQELYVYELNERDRESPAYLRLSAKQTENALGDLVPFTNKVYSGSLDKRLGITAGICILIQHVPERNGDRYEAIYSFYFGDYGHISVQGPYLTYEESYLAVTGGSGVFEGAYGQVKLNQIVFPFKIFYTFYLKGIPDLPRELLCTPVPPSPTVEATPAAKAGEPHACVKNFTN, encoded by the exons ATGGCCGCCGCGCTGAGAGCCGCCCGGTCCCCGGTGCCCGTCAAGGCCGGGGGagcctccggcggcgccgcgggctTGGCCGCCACGCCGCGGCAGCAGGCGGCGCCGTCGAGGGTCGCGGTGGCCGGGAACACAGCGCGGCGGGGCCGCGGCGCCGTCCGGGCGTCGCTGTTCTCGCCCAAGCCCGCGGTGGCCAAGGACGCGCGGCCCACCAAGGTGCAGGAGCTCTACGTGTACGAGCTCAACGAGCGGGACCGGGAGAGCCCCGCCTACCTCCGCCTCAGCGCCAAGCAGACGGAGAACGCGCTGGGCGACCTCGTCCCCTTCACCAACAAG GTGTACAGCGGGAGCCTCGACAAGCGGCTGGGCATCACGGCGGGCATCTGCATCCTGATCCAGCACGTCCCGGAGCGCAACGGCGACCGGTACGAGGCCATCTACAGCTTCTACTTCGGCGACTACGGGCACATCTCGGTGCAGGGCCCTTACCTGACGTACGAGGAGTCGTACCTGGCCGTCACCGGCGGCTCCGGCGTCTTCGAGGGCGCCTACGGTCAGGTCAAGCTCAACCAGATCGTCTTCCCCTTCAAGATCTTCTACACCTTCTACCTCAAGGGCATCCCGGACCTGCCGCGGGAGCTGCTCTGCACCCCCGTCCCGCCCTCCCCCACCGTCGAGGCCACACCCGCCGCCAaggccggcgagccgcacgcCTGCGTCAAGAACTTCACCAACTGA